A single region of the Eleginops maclovinus isolate JMC-PN-2008 ecotype Puerto Natales chromosome 4, JC_Emac_rtc_rv5, whole genome shotgun sequence genome encodes:
- the trim66 gene encoding uncharacterized protein trim66: protein MEKSCSECSVPTLAHSLCTLCNKWLCYQCTDVHQHQRAPTTSQFTDMHQQQRPGATQCSDLHQRGSSSLPPTGQGPGSYPCSLLMCHSHRQEPLELFCESCDLLCCSSCHLSSHKNHRVVQIGKALQDQQWLFESLVVQVDERRSAVENNAKHIEDRLHGVKIAHRKAENQIKMAKMIMMNELNKRANLLIEQLEKISEDFQQRLEDQLQGAIEICGQLDHVQKFITWATTHHCRGPVLFSRALISLQMQQLLESSLQSDSWSPVKIKLNWDASYWTKQISSLGQLTVEGGNCPYPQGLACSNILRPQPIPCLSLPSVCHRGREPGCGYQSCCEPQMCCLHSVPSQPDMSSLEKSQLEATLYRSSCVQPALISASLHQSQQLQKCWDRESSAHCPPASSLAPITGPINCSRGSTSQPQAAASQLQSQNKSYLYRQQQREVLPDSQTQPSADRSRPGQRQRKLSTSKALQQHLGHTAAERDVLTEEDWEERGRVEEAGGQTTAVESRELLDVEQQDRREQSPVQQQLQLQGPPVAELRRELLRNRPALRLKDHRDGRSSTSLEVSLTAHECLSDVQSSRLSPTLGCMRRERRSQSIPAELAAPSISPHTERPTGCTHGLQAGTATKYVSMDPRQRRASDGVLCVVKETSPHTAPSRGHRSPLLSYKTEPDHSFTCVNEEIDYEAKGKTRETRNGQNSNRDVQKDSGKPRVPVVCLERLKILVSQLPLHGRRQSDPLPASRTEKRETLRTWQDAAPEGISGGSETTRAPDSITASPYAQRHQSTAHLTTSEFESRGKISCGKASTPLSAEPEYVPQIFSSLDLDSESDPRSASEDAVISRADPDSQSLDSDATPDSNAESSSEAELECLAEGKSAGEIELCDDNGIAGDSEPSLEYEADPESDPAGGSEDGQGLEEDAVSGDAGLESDVQPDYDHSFQAETDSEAVSDQPVDSQGSAESELDLESEPELTTDDPQPLRSDLEEESDIGSAQRTLLMANPDDQICSDEVQSDLDNAEMESEDFCAVCLIGGDLLCCDHCPKVFHLSCHIPSLLSFPSGDWVCSLCRDVVTPEVEYDCENERTSGEPTSAHGLPACDQRKCERLTLLILSNILSAPFHEPVSPLARHYYQIIKRPMDLSVIRAKLNKRNTRHFNSPEQFVADVYLMFRNCAKFNYPDSEVAQAGCSLEAFFTSKLKEVYPDKVFLMAEADSDSDEYDEAYRTAESGFPWPERREQCHRKRKRRHSLKSRRQNF, encoded by the exons GCCCGGGGTCGTATCCTTGTTCCCTCCTCATGTGCCACTCTCACAGACAGGAGCCCTTGGAGCTGTTTtgtgagtcatgtgaccttcTGTGCTGTAGCAGCTGTCACCTGTCCTCCCACAAAAACCACAG GGTGGTGCAGATCGGGAAGGCCCTCCAGGACCAGCAGTGGCTGTTTGAAAGCCTGGTGGTGCAGGTGGATGAGAGGAGGTCTGCGGTGGAGAACAATGCTAAGCACATAGAGGACAG ACTTCATGGAGTAAAGATTGCACACAGGAAGGCAGAGAACCAGATTAAAATGGCAAAGATGATAATGATGAACGAGCTTAACAAACGAGCCAACCTATTAATAGAGCAACTGGAG aaaatcTCAGAGGACTTCCAGCAGCGTCTGGAAGACCAGCTGCAGGGAGCAATAGAGATATGTGGCCAGCTGGACCATGTTCAGAAGTTCATCACCTGGGCTACGACCCACCACTGCAGAGGCCCGGTGCTCTTCAGTAGGGCTCTG ATTTCTCTCCAGATGCAGCAACTGCTTGAGTCGTCACTCCAATCAGACTCTTGGAGTCCTGTTAAGATTAAATTGAACTGGGATGCTAGTTACTGGACTAAGCAGATTTCCTCATTAG GCCAGCTGACTGTTGAAGGGGGAAACTGCCCTTATCCTCAGGGCTTGGCCTGCTCCAACATTCTCAGGCCTCAACCCATCCCCTGCTTGTCTCTGCCGTCCGTGTGTCACAGAGGACGAGAGCCAGGCTGCGGGTACCAGAGCTGCTGTGAGCCCCAAATGTGTTGCCTGCACAGCGTTCCCTCTCAGCCTGATATGTCCAGCCTGGAAAAAAGCCAGCTGGAAGCCACGCTTTATAGATCCAGCTGTGTTCAGCCTGCCCTTATCTCTGCCTCCTTGCACCAGAGCCAGCAGCTCCAGAAGTGCTGGGACAGAGAGAGCTCCGCACACTGTCCCCCCGCATCTTCCCTTGCCCCAATCACAGGACCTATCAACTGCAGTCGAGGATCTACATCCCAGCCGCAAGCTGCCGCCTCTCAGCTCCAGTCTCAAAATAAATCTTATCTCTACCGCCAACAACAGCGAGAAGTTCTTCCAGACAGCCAGACTCAGCCGAGTGCAGATCGTAGCAGGCCAGGCCAACGTCAGAGGAAGTTGTCCACCAGCAaggctctgcagcagcatctcGGCCACACAGCCGCAGAGAGAGACGTGTTGACTGAAGAAGACtgggaggagagaggcagagtggAGGAGGCTGGTGGACAAACAACAGCAGTTGAAAGCAGAGAGCTGCTGGATGTGGAGCAACAGGACAGGAGGGAGCAGAGTCCGGtccaacagcagctgcagctccagggTCCTCCAGTAGCAGAGCTGAGGAGAGAGCTGCTGAGAAACAGACCTGCATTGAGACTCAAAGACCACAGAGACGGCAGG AGCTCCACATCCCTGGAGGTGTCGCTGACAGCCCATGAGTGTTTATCAGAtgtgcagagcagcagactCAGCCCTACTTTAGGGTGCATGAGGAGGGAAAGACGCTCCCAGAGCATCCCTGCAGAACTGGCAGCCCCGTCTATCAGCCCTCACACTGAAAGGCCCACAGGATGCACTCACGGACTACAGGCAGGAACTGCAACTAAG TATGTCAGTATGGATCCCAGGCAGAGGAGAGCTTCAGATGGGGTGCTTTGTGTTGTGAAGGAAACGTCGCCTCACACAGCGCCCTCCAGAGGACACCGGTCTCCTCTACTGTCCTATAAGACAGAGCCAG ATCATTCCTTTACTTGTGTAAATGAAGAGATTGATTATGAGGCCAAAGGGAAAACCAGAGAGACAAGAAACGGCCAAAACAG TAACAGAGATGTTCAAAAGGACTCAGGAAAGCCCAGGGTCCCAGTGGTTTGCCTCGAGCGTCTCAAAATACTCGTGTCTCAACTCCCCCTACATGGACGACGGCAGAGCGACCCCTTACCTGCCAGCCGCACGGAGAAGAGGGAAACCCTGAGAACCTGGCAAGATGCAGCACCTGAa GGGATATCTGGAGGCTCTGAGACCACCAGGGCCCCCGACTCTATCACAGCGTCACCATATGCACAGCGTCATCAGTCTACCGCACACTTGACCACCAGTGAGTTTGAAAGCCGAGGAAAAATCAGCTGTGGTAAAGCATCCACGCCTCTATCTGCTGAGCCTGAATATGTGCCACAGATTTTCTCTTCATTGGACCTGGACTCTGAATCTGATCCCAGATCAGCTTCAGAAGATGCAGTTATTTCCAGGGCCGATCCAGACTCACAGAGTCTAGACTCAGATGCAACACCGGATTCAAATGCAGAGTCTTCATCTGAGGCTGAACTTGAATGTCTTGCTGAAGGGAAGTCAGCGGGAGAGATTGAGCTCTGTGATGATAATGGTATTGCAGGGGATTCAGAGCCAAGTCTTGAGTATGAGGCAGACCCAGAATCAGATCCAGCAGGAGGATCAGAGGATGGCCAAGGGCTGGAGGAGGATGCAGTATCAGGTGATGCTGGGCTAGAGTCAGACGTCCAGCCTGACTATGATCACAGTTTTCAGGCAGAGACTGACTCTGAGGCTGTATCCGATCAGCCTGTAGACTCTCAGGGCTCTGCGGAGTCTGAACTTGACTTAGAGTCTGAACCGGAGCTCACAACCGACGACCCTCAGCCACTTCGCTCTGACCTGGAAGAAGAGTCCGACATTGGATCTGCTCAGAGGACACTTCTGATGGCAAACCCTGACGATCAGATATGCTCTGACGAAGTCCAGTCTGACCTCGACAATGCAGAGATGGAGAGCGAGGACTTCTGTGCCGTGTGTCTGATTGGAGGGGACCTGCTGTGCTGTGACCACTGTCCAAAAGTTTTTCATCTGTCTTGCCACATCCCATCTCTGCTAAGCTTCCCCTC AGGTGACTGGGTGTGCAGCCTGTGCAGGGACGTGGTCACACCTGAGGTTGAGTATGACTGTGAGAATGAGAGAACATCTGGAGAACCCACATCAGCACATGGATTGCCTGCCTGTGACCAGAGA AAATGTGAGCGGCTGACCCTTCTGATCCTCAGTAACATCCTGAGCGCTCCCTTCCATGAGCCCGTCAGTCCACTT GCTCGTCATTACTACCAGATCATCAAGAGGCCCATGGACCTGTCTGTGATCAGGGCCAAACTCAACAAGAGGAATACTCGTCATTTTAACTCAccagaacagtttgttgctgatGTGTATCTCATGTTCCGCAACTGTGCAAAGTTCAATTAT CCTGACTCTGAGGTGGCCCAAGCAGGCTGCAGCCTCGAGGCGTTCTTCACTTCCAAGCTGAAAGAAGTTTATCCGGACAAAGTTTTCCTCATGGCTGAGGCAGATTCTGACAGTGATGAGTACGATGAGGCCTACAGGACCGCAGAGAGTGGCTTCCCCTGGCCAGAGCGGAGAGAGCAATGccacaggaagagaaagaggagacacTCTCTCAAGTCCAGGAGACAAAACTTCTAA